TAATCTTTGATGCAAAAGTTTTCCGGCTTCCCTCAAAAGGGTTTAACAAAATGATCCCATGCCTCTACAGTTATGACTTCCAAGTGACTATTGTAGTAGTGGAATTAAGTAACACTTACACAGGAAACTCAACTTCTGACCAAAAGCAAGCTAACGAAAGACATGTCCAGATCATATGACAAACCAGTTAATCGGCAATACTGCACTAAGGACATGCTAGTAAAGAGATAACCCATTTTGTATAGCCATACAGTGGTTAAATTAGCGTCGTTAATATCGATGGTGACATTTTTGTCATAGATTATTACAGCCATAACTTCAAATAGTCAAAACACACAAATACAACTTTGGCATAAAAAAATGGTAATTACCTTCCCATGTCTGGAAAATATTTCACGCAAAGTTTGCAGAAGCTCCTTCCTGGACCTTCTATAATCCAGATTGCCAATCTGAATGTCAGCACCATTTGCAAATGGATCAGAGGATAGATCTGTAGCACCAGTCTGGTTAGTCGGCAGAGGAGATGAACAGTTGGAACCACTGGGGGACAGATTCCTTGAGAGAACAAAAAAACGAATATGAAACAGATTGTAGCCGTTCCTTACATTACAATCCACAATATAGGGTTCCCCAGGATTTTTAATTTAGTAACCATTGGAGTCATTGCCTTatcgcagccaagtcccatttaacatacagagctgcaataccaagcaaagcCACTAAAATAATACAGCGATATGCTAGGCAATGCAGCAACAAGCCGACTGTTAGCGTTAGACCCCTGCCAGACTGATGGCCTAACGCTAGCTcagcaatttaaaaaaataaaaaaaataatgtaagaaATAATCCTGTACCTTGAAGACCATCCACTCTGAGAAGACCTAGAAGGACTAAGTTGCCTAGATCCTGCCAGTTTGCTGAAAGCTGATGGATTGCTTATTTGAAAAGCAGGTTCTTCCTTCACTGGGTTCTCCACAGGAGATTCATGAGTGATTGGGACCTCCCGCCTAGACAATAGAAAGATTAATACATCAGAACTTGCTTTTTAGGACAAGGGTGACAAAGCCATAATGTCAAGTTAAGCAAGAGAACAGACAATGGAACAGTTACTAACAACGACTTGCAGTAAGTCACCTTTAACAATCTGATGCACTGGCATCAAATCGGTTACaactaaaggggttatgccacaaagtaGATTAATCACCCATTCATGggatagaacaggggtagggaacctttggctctccagctgctgtgaaactacaactcccagcatgctccattcacttccatgggagttccaagaacagcagagcaagtatgcctgctgggagttgtagttttgcaacagctggagagccgtacgttccctacccctgggatagaggataaatagccAATCTGTGAGGGTCTCAACTGATACCCCCCCCATCAATCCTGAGAATGGAGGGGCATTTTACCAGTTGTGAATTTATCAGGGCTTAATGGGAACGTGTCCTTGCTGAGAGATGActgagtgctgtacttcagccATCTCCAGCGAACCCACTGAAGTGAAATAGTGCGAAGCATGTAAATGACAATAGAAGTCAAACTGCAGAATGAATGGCAACTACCAGAATGACATCACTGCAGTAAAGCTTATTTTATATCCCATCACATTCTGCTCTTAGTCAAAACGTTTCTTAAAATGTTGCAAACCCCCTTAAAACACAAGAGCATGAAAGTAAAATATTCAGCACAATTCTGATCCAAAATGAGAGGCCTACACGTGGAAATTCCCCAGGGACAATGCTCTAGCAGACAAGGCATACCTTTGGATAGTTTTAATTGTTTGCTCTTCTGTTCCAACACTATTTGTGGTCACTGACACATGGCTGGAGAGAGAATTGCTATTTTGACACGTAGGGTTTAATTTCTCTCCATTTTTCTTCCTCTCTTTTTCTTGAGGGTTTCCATTTGTCCTGTTAGATGCTTTGGACTGCATTTGGCACAGCTCCTGGGAGAATTGAGAAAAATTCAGTCAAATTACCGTACAAAGTGTAAGTGATCAAATGTGAGCGGTCAGGTGAGGGTCACCCGGACTGCTGCTAACccaatgtagggggggggggggggggggggggggggggggctttagtTACATGTAAAACAGGAATAATCTCTccctaagggctcgtttacacgggcacagagggggcggattatggcgcggaatccacgtcataatcttccccctcacaatggtggtcgatggagaccgctagcgtaaaaaagaagcaacatgaccttgaGGCGAATTCTGCCTCAGGAAGTCAACAGAAGTGAATTGGAGGCGGGAATCACGTCacagtttttggcaaaaaacgCAATGTGGTATTTTATAGCCCATTCACTTTTAAACCACCTAgtgttttctgaagcggtttttaaccaaaaaaaaaaaaaaaagctccaaaaaccgcttcaaggTCCAAAatccgcttcctaattaggaagcttttttttcccggaCCATATTATGCCACACGGTATTCACATGTGACTTAGCCTAACACTACCCACAGCCGAGTACTGTCACAGCCAAGTCCATTGAAAATAGAAGCAATGAGCCTTAGGTACCATGATAAGTCACAAGCACAGGCTTACCTGCAAACTTTTCACACTTGAGTGTTTGTTAGAGCCGTGAGCCTTGTTTACAGAACCTTTGGTATTGGATGATGGGTCATTTTGATCTTTAGCAGCGAGGCACAGCTTGgtatttttgttcacttttttggGAGACTTTGATTTGTCCCCATTGTTGCAGCTAGAATTCTTTACTTCAGTTACATCTCTATGTTGAGATTCAAAGGAAACTGTGATCCGATTGCCAAACACATCCTCGTTCTCCATGCGTTTCTGAGCACGCTCTGCAGTCTCTTGATTCAAAAAGCGGAGAATAGCGTTGTTACCCGATATGGTCATCACTTTTCCTCCACAGTTATCAGAAAGGCGCCGGAGGCGGTTACTGATACTTTTTGCATCTCTGTTTGTTGGCAAGTTATATACATATAACAGAGTATGgcactgctggaaaaaaacaaagaataagtgaaaatatgcaacaaaccaaGAGCAGGAAGGATAGACCAATGTTTGAAAATGTACAATCCCCACATCATGGGAGCAGTGTAGGTGAGAGAAGGCCACATGTATGCAGGTCTCTCCTTTTACTTCTAGAGGAGACCCAAAAAGAGAGAGAAGAAGGAATTACACACGTTACTCATTGGTTAAATCCCATGCTGTTCCTCGACGAATTTTACAATAGACCCCACTGGTCTTTATTGATGTTCCTAGAGAGAAATTGTTCCATATATCCAAGTATCCATGTGACTTCTACAGCCAATCACTAGCCTCACCAGAGATGCCTATTTGTATGGCATGTGACTGCTGACAGTGACTGACTGCACAGACATTTCCTGTGTAGAGACAGGactaggaagtagagaccagtgaGGACTTACTAAGCATCAGAACAGGAGAACTCAAGGGTTGAAAagcataatatatatttttttaaaatcctgagTCCTATGCATTTATCATACCTGTGGTCTTAAGGGAAGCCTGGGAGGAAGATCTGCGATAAACTCTTCAAAGGGGATGAGTTCATGTGCATGGTGAAGCAATGCTTCAGAGGCTTGGATCTTGTGCACGATTATGATATGGAAACCATGACGGTGCCGCAGGTCACTTATTTCCAGAGCAAAGTTAACATCAGCTATTCACaataagtgggggaagaaaaaaaaacaaaacaaaaaaaaaaaaaagttagctaGATAAGTGTCATCAGGATTACAAAAAAACTGTTACAATCTGAAATAAAGTAGGTACACACGTGTAGTTTTTGCTAAACATTAAGATAGATCAGTCTAAATCTAGAACCCATTAAATAACAGGGCCAGCTGACATTTGCAGACTCCGCGGATGAGAAAGTGTCTGCAGGATGCTAAACCATGATTTTAGATTAAAAACAGATGAGAAGGTACctctagggtatgttcacaggggAATTTAGTACAAATTGTCACATTCAGTCTCAAATATCAGGTTCCATCCTGATCCTGcttcccattgtattcaatgaAAATAAAGTCGATCAGCTATAGAACCCTCAGGGCAAGACACTACTGATTAGTCTATTCTTATAGGGTTCATCAGGGAATGGAAACTGCAGTCAGAATGCAGAGAAGAGTTTGAGACAGAAGACTGCCTTAAATTCTTCTTTCCTTTCTGCCCTGTGAACAGGTCCTAATACAGTACTAATGGCAGGTCAATGTTACACTTACTGGAAACCAAGACCACAGTTGCTGGAGACGTGTGTGTATCCGCAAACCTCCTCAAACTCTGTCTGAGCTTGTCATCTGCAGCATTCTTCGCTGTGGCATTAATGTGGGCGACAGTAACCTGTTAAGGACATAGAAAGAAAGATAGTTTTACTTGTAGAGCCCTGATCCACGTCATGGTCTGCTAACAACTGATAGTATAAGGAGCAAAGGCCAGCACATAAGAAGAGGAGAGATTTGGTCTCAGAGCCATCTTGAAATTACAATTCAggttaaataatataaaaatatgaagTCTGTTATTACCTGACAATTATTAAGTTCCTCAATAACTTCTTTATTTTCTTTACTGATATCACAGACACAGATGAACTCCGCTTCCCTGTGACCTTTGAAAAGTCGCTCACGAAGCCGCTTCACTACACTGACCGCAGAACGACCGCTGGGGACTGAACAGTTTTCTATGTCCCAGAACACACCAATAGGTGGCAGATTCTCCTGCACCGGCCCAGCAAGCAACAAGTCTGGGGATCCTACAAATGCAATTGTAAAATTATATCAAAGGTTTAAAGACAAAAATTCAACTTCATCACAACAGACAGATTCACTAACCATATTTTCTGGATGCTTTACAGAAGTTATTAGCAAGCAGCACTGCAGTTTCCTTCACATTTCCTTGGATTCCACAACCATTGCATACAGGAACAGTAGCAGTCTGGGTAGTCGGAGGTTTAATATTAGGCCATATTTTATCTGCATCAGGTACACAATTGCCTGTGGGCTGTATGTAGCaagagggggagaaaaaaaaaaaaaaaaaactcatttatTACCATTTAAGAAAGCAACCCCCTTCccaaagaaggggaaaaaaagaaaacacaaaaacaaacacCCTCCTGTAGGGAGCCTGTCTAGAGGCATAAAtttaagctcctgggccccaatgcaaaatcactCTAATGGGGCATTTACAGTGTGCATCTATAACACTGGTGTTTAAGGCCACCAGGCTGAAGGGCTTGATGCGGATTGCCATCTCTGAACCCCCTATAAGTATACCCCTTAATCTTCCAATATTAGAGACCCACCCTCAATCTATCCCTTGAAGCTCTAAGCCCTTTTGCACTTTGGGACGTTGCTCTGGTAACACAGGAGCCATACTTCACATGTTATCAGCAGTACTTGTCAATTTAATGTAGGTGCAGCTTTGCAACCACAACATTTGacagtttttagatttttttttaaatgcaggtgTTGTGCAGTGACATACCACTGTCCATATATCCTGCAGGCGCAGTCACTTTAAAAGGCCAATACTACTAAGCTGACCATAACGTCTCTGCTACTACAGAGTGTACTGGGCTGTACAGTGCTAGTTCTGGAACACATCTGATCAGCAGAGGTGACAGACTTCTGCTGATCTGCTTTagaggacctatcctaaggagaagtcatcaataataatacaccaataaatCTGTCTCCATGAATGGGTGCAAATTCAGTCACAGATAGGACACCAATACAAGCACTCTGTAAGAAAACCTGAGTAACGTGTTAATATTTTATTGATGACtaatacttaggcctggttcgaGTCTAGAGTCTATGGGATTTGTGTGGTTTCTAagactaaccactttttaatgcatctggtattccattcggaagggggggggggggggggggggggggggagtccccaaGGAGCTTCTCCGAATGGAagacagaatgcagatgtgagccaggccttagAATACATCAATAAGATCAGGATAGGCCCGCTATTTGAAGTGCCACAGGACTTGTGAAAGTGTCAAAATTGTAGCCTCATCCCGTAGAAATTAGTGTGAAGAGAGCACTTTGAACAGTCTCTATGAAAGACAAGGCATGCATTGTCAACAAGAGGTCCTGGTGCTTGCACAAGTGCCATGGTcccttcaaagagctgatcagtgggagtcctggGTGCCCGTTTCCCACTGATCTTTTTATGGAGAACCTATCATGATGACTGGTCAATAAAAATGACCCTAATAGCCCTGTTAAAACAGTATATTAACATATTACTAAAAAGCAAGTAGGTTATCATTAGTGAATAATGCACTGTACAGGATCAGAAGCAATTGTATAAGCCCTATGGGACTTTAGAGGCagcaatagaaacaaaataaagACACAATTTACTTGAACTAACCTTTTCCAAACAGGCTTCACAGAAGGAAGAGCCTTTGAGAAATACAGAGGGTGCAGAATTCAGATGGAGAGAACTTGTGCAAAAGTGTGATAACATTTCAGACTGTGCAAGATGTTCTTTTAGATGCAGTGCAGGCCCATTTGTGAAGTCAGTGTAAGGATAGTATCCCGGAGAAGTCCCAAAGGCAGGAAGTTGAAATTTGCGGACATCACCATGATATGGGTTTAAATGCACATTCGTACAGTAGGGAACTGAGTGAGGAGGGTGAAGGTGGCAGGGAGACAGACGTTTATCCATACACACATTGGAGCAGTTGGGTATGTGGCTACTGCACGGCCCTGATGCAGCCACTTTTTTGAAGGGACTTTCGGGAGGTAAGGGTAGGCCAGGGGCCACCTGACATGTAATAGTGCCAGCGACATTTTTGTCCAGAATAGGCTTAGGTTGAATGAAACCACTCCCATTGAAACGAATTTCAGAAGTGCAAGAAGTGCCGGTAGAACAAAGTGCACAACATCTTACTTTGGATCCAGTATGACGATGGATTGGCTGTAAAGGAGGAGGTTGGATTTTGGAAAGTGGGAAGCTAGCAGTGCGAGGTTGGAGTGGGGGTGGGGGAGGTGGTGGTAGATCTTTCAGTTCTACAGTAGGTTTAGTGCTCGCCATGAGGTCTTTctgtaaaaaaagaagaaaattgaCTGGTTAACACAAAGGTATTCACAACAGTATTTTATACTGACCGCAGGAGATTATATAGCACACTTGTCACACATGTTTCATTTCATAGGAGATATCTCATTAGAGATAAGTGCCTAATCCGATGGCAGCAAGTCAATCCCCTTTCCATAATAAAATACATACATCATTGGACAAGTCAAGAGTGCAGATGTAAGGAGAAGCTAGTGGGAAGGGATGGCTACCTGCCAAACAAGTGTTCAGTGTTCTCTAGCTTATGGCCAGCTTTAGTATAAGAGGTTCAATAAAGTTGCAAAGTCCTTTCACCACTTCTCCCCTCAGTAAAGAACAAGGCAGACAACGGCTGATGTATAATAAGAGTGCCTTCTATTTATACCTCTGGACTTGTAAAGTTTCCCAGACAAAAATGCCTGAAATAGCCCTGGCACCACCAGGAATAGCACATTGTAGGAGAGGCTAATATAACAAAATAGAATTAGCAGAGCAAAATCACACTTTTTAGGTCATCAataaagtccccccccccccaaaaaaaggaaaaattattattataataaggtAAGGGGTTATGCAAGGcttcgaaaacatggctgctttctggtTTCCCTTTTTTACAGGAAGTGATATACATGTTccccacatggccatgctgcagctaagACTTATTAATTTTAATGCACTCGAGATGTCGCGTTGTCATGTAACCAATGGATATGAGGCCACTTCATGAGAGAAGAAATTATCCATGTCTGAGTCCTGAACAGTCCCCCCAAAACCCCACAAACCTAACAGTAGAAGACTATAGAATAGTACAGTGAGAGTGCAGTGAAATCCATACCGAAACTGACTGCACCATCATCTCTGCAACCAGGTCATATATCTGCAGTATAGAACACGCAAAACATTCACGGACacaaaagttcctctttaaagttaTAAAAATAAAGCCGGGGACACGTTCCTTTCACCCTTCTAGAAGCCAGAGGCATTAGCTTACCGGTGTCTCTCCAGCAGCAGGTAACGCCTGATCAACAGCTGAGAAGCAATTTGAGAGTTTCCAGATCCAGGGCTCAGCATCCTTATCTTGCCTCTGAAGCCATCCGACAGACTTGCTACACAGGTTCACCTTCTCATTTCCTTCCATCATACAGCCACTTACAGCACTTCAGCATCCTATAGGGCCACCTTTCTTTTATTCTTCCATCTGAAACAGAACATAGAAACagatgtttatatagcaccaatatattctgctCTGCCACAAACCTTTGTCCTCAACAGGCACCATCTAATTTGTCTCtcccatgcactgggaccaacaaCAGATGAAGCCAGTCATATGAGTACCAAGGGAAACCCATGGAGACAAGAATTCCGTACGAATGCTACTTTTTTTGGCCTAGCACACAGGGATCCATTGCTGCATGACATCAACACTACATGTTCGAGGTATTTTCTGCACAGTGTCGAAATGTTGTTGTCACTAACAGTagaggtaacaaaaaaaaaaaatagactttcCATGATACAACCCAGCCCTTCAGTTgtgactggagggggggggggggtgtcaatcACAGCTGAAGATCATGgggaataagtttttttttttttttttggacgataGCAATAGCGCTCTGGCATTATAAGTACATCATTGGTTCATTGGTCAACCTGTAGAACTGATTGTACTTGGGGAAGGGGGTATAGAAGAACCCATCTGCTCCATTTATCAGGAACGCAGTCACAGTCTTCGACTGACTGTAGGGAAGGTGCCTGCCAAGGAGATTCAACGAAAACACACTTGCCATTTTAACATAAAAAAGAAGGTTTAAAATGTAGAAATCTCTTGGCAGAGGGAAGGAAGTTTTTATTGTTTACATCTTTAAGAAAGTTAAAACTGCAAAACAAAGTTAGGCTATTAATACacgctgaccatctaatgtgtatggggacccTCCGGACTCTCCCCGACCACAGATGTCAGGATAACAAAGATGACCGTAACAAACTCAAACCTTTGGTTTTTAAAGAGATATGCCATCACCAAAGAAGTCTGGCAGCAGTTTGGGCTATACACTTTATATGGCTATACAGCTATGTCTCCTGATACCCCCTCCCACTCCAGAGTACAGCTTAAGATCGCAATGGTCAGGCAGACTGAAATCCAATGTATAAACCAACTTTATatactttttcccatagagaaggcgTATAACGACCGAGCCAAAGAAGCAAAATAACAGATGATCTATCTTTGTATATGAATTAGGGGTGCAAGACAACTTATAGACCaacaagaaaaccaacagctatctAGTCTGGAACATGTTTTTGCAATTCTCCTAAGGCTAAATATGCAGAGAAAGCCTGATGGGTAAGCTGACTTATGGGACCCACGTGGTAGGTTTCTTCATCCATATTTTAGGATTTGCCTGTTCATCCCATTTAGGAGATCAGGGTCTTCTGAAGACTCCAGTGCATTCATTTTAGAGT
This region of Leptodactylus fuscus isolate aLepFus1 chromosome 8, aLepFus1.hap2, whole genome shotgun sequence genomic DNA includes:
- the MARF1 gene encoding meiosis regulator and mRNA stability factor 1 isoform X4, coding for MMEGNEKVNLCSKSVGWLQRQDKDAEPWIWKLSNCFSAVDQALPAAGETPKDLMASTKPTVELKDLPPPPPPPLQPRTASFPLSKIQPPPLQPIHRHTGSKVRCCALCSTGTSCTSEIRFNGSGFIQPKPILDKNVAGTITCQVAPGLPLPPESPFKKVAASGPCSSHIPNCSNVCMDKRLSPCHLHPPHSVPYCTNVHLNPYHGDVRKFQLPAFGTSPGYYPYTDFTNGPALHLKEHLAQSEMLSHFCTSSLHLNSAPSVFLKGSSFCEACLEKPTGNCVPDADKIWPNIKPPTTQTATVPVCNGCGIQGNVKETAVLLANNFCKASRKYGSPDLLLAGPVQENLPPIGVFWDIENCSVPSGRSAVSVVKRLRERLFKGHREAEFICVCDISKENKEVIEELNNCQVTVAHINATAKNAADDKLRQSLRRFADTHTSPATVVLVSTDVNFALEISDLRHRHGFHIIIVHKIQASEALLHHAHELIPFEEFIADLPPRLPLRPQQCHTLLYVYNLPTNRDAKSISNRLRRLSDNCGGKVMTISGNNAILRFLNQETAERAQKRMENEDVFGNRITVSFESQHRDVTEVKNSSCNNGDKSKSPKKVNKNTKLCLAAKDQNDPSSNTKGSVNKAHGSNKHSSVKSLQELCQMQSKASNRTNGNPQEKERKKNGEKLNPTCQNSNSLSSHVSVTTNSVGTEEQTIKTIQRREVPITHESPVENPVKEEPAFQISNPSAFSKLAGSRQLSPSRSSQSGWSSRNLSPSGSNCSSPLPTNQTGATDLSSDPFANGADIQIGNLDYRRSRKELLQTLREIFSRHGKVKHVELSPHTDYQLKATVQMENLQEAICAVNNLHRYKIGSKRIQVSLATGAANKSLSLLSFGTISILQDAPACCLPLFKFTEIYEKKFGHKLVVSDLYRLTDTVTIRDQGNGRLVCLLPSFQARQSPLGSSQSHDGSSTTCSPVIFEELEYHDPVCRLHCTNKKLCRHDFDPDSYIIPFVIQSLKIFAPQVHSLLQSHEGTVPLLSFLDCYAAEFSAMHIVEEGQGGVPLEHLITCVPGVNIATAQNGIKVVRWIHNKPPPPNSDPWMLRSKSPVGNPQLIQFSREVIDLLKNQPNCIMPVTKFIPTYHHHFAKQCRVSDYGYSKLMELLEAVPHVLQILGMGSKCFLTLTHRAQVKRFTQDLLKLLKSQASKQVIVREFLQAYHWCFSRDWEVTEYGVCELVDIVSEIPDTTICVTQQENEIVISIPKRDRTPEEIERTKQFSKEVVDLLRHQPNFRMPFNKFIPSYHHHFGRQCKLTYYGFTKLIDLFEAIPDVLLIIDTASGKQIQLINRKSLRSLTAQLLILLMSWDELCPLTVNQLQQLYESIHGVPLNPCEYGFVSMTELLKSLPYLVEVHTDEINEDCLQLTSLYLFAKNVRSLLHTYHYQQIFLHEFPTAYSKYVGEVLQPKQYGYNSLEELLGAIPQVVWIKGHGHKRIVVLKNDMKVCHQTEKELLCLSPPVDLLCGPVPSCLPSPQLHPDPVVQGSGDLIQFEEHFSGLVNDEFLNPPSNGQMLSDNAPSNCVELTAELPVPDITEFKLSKEIQESPVKKQSRNRVRLAANFSFAPVTKL